The following are from one region of the Meleagris gallopavo isolate NT-WF06-2002-E0010 breed Aviagen turkey brand Nicholas breeding stock chromosome 21, Turkey_5.1, whole genome shotgun sequence genome:
- the LOC100544108 gene encoding C-C motif chemokine 3 translates to MYSSLFLETLCLPRGWGIKVAAQQRPSIVQSRALQPPSSSPAHCANVLQTMKGPAAILTALLLLALCSSAVAHLDELPTTCCFSYVQRPIPRNIIKSAYITSSKCRLPAVILVTKKGKEICANPEESWVQNHLELFQNEEN, encoded by the exons ATGTACTCATCTTTATTCCTTGAAACCCTGTGCCTGCCCAGAGGCTGGGGAATAAAagtggcagcacagcagaggccGAGCattgtgcagagcagagccctgcagccacccagctccagccctgctcactGTGCCAATGTCCTGCAGACCATGAAGGGCCCCGCAGCCATCCTGACCgctctgctcctcctggccCTCTGCTCCTCGGCTGTGGCCCATCTGG ATGAACTACCCACAACCTGCTGCTTCTCCTATGTTCAACGTCCCATCCCACGCAACATCATCAAGTCCGCCTACATCACTAGCAGCAAATGCCGCCTGCCAGCGGTGAT CCTGGTCACCAAGAAGGGGAAGGAGATATGTGCAAACCCCGAGGAGTCCTGGGTGCAGAACCACCTGGAACTGTTCCAGAACGAAGAAAACTGA